The proteins below are encoded in one region of Belonocnema kinseyi isolate 2016_QV_RU_SX_M_011 chromosome 5, B_treatae_v1, whole genome shotgun sequence:
- the LOC117172555 gene encoding uncharacterized protein LOC117172555, with translation MREKSECQTHAGHVRGTTEMCSRDPPVLHPALAKANGKNSSPQPAHHNDLRTENNVLPTPGGRLKFFKDGKFILELSHRRDGERTTWFPVPKKTFWPPASTTPNRQESSTSLSVSDDNSSVQSSPWQRDHCWKQTHPRRNVSIEFNFYYRRHPRNRLCAHPRLVSRKRRQPFDPGTLQLGSETASGFSKSASRKTNGAAPGKGLSLIIEKLSRLLDPNVVSPRKRILRELERVTLEDQASKRRATPQPVNTTTIAPPTQSPKQLSSYSITSILGEDKPNTEPGFLRTLLKPEDRQTMKYSSSQPYPRARIDPYVASANTSIHHPLYGVPMLPPGPYRAPLWMHYSSPVHYPPPMPLYAPPPPHPASPPVHHYKDYREQTLTPPSDMPLNLSKHAG, from the exons ATGCGTGAGAAGTCAGAATGTCAAACTCACGCGGGTCACGTGAGGGGCACGACAGAAATGTGCTCACGTGATCCTCCCGTTCTGCACCCAGCCCTTGCCAAGGCCAATGGTAAAAACTCCAGTCCCCAGCCGGCTCACCACAACGATTTACGCACTGAGAATAACGTGCTCCCGACACCTGGTGGAAGACTGAAGTTTTTTAAGGATGGAAAATTTATTCTGGAGTTGTCACACCGCAGGGACGGCGAACGCACTACCTGGTTTCCTGTGCCCAAAAAGACATTCTGGCCTCCCGCTAGCACCACACCAAACAGACAGGAGAGTTCCACATCTCTCAGCG TTTCAGACGATAATTCGTCAGTGCAATCGAGTCCATGGCAGAGGGACCACTGTTGGAAGCAAACACATCCAAGGCGTAACGTATCCATCGAATTCAACTTCTACTATCGTAGACATCCTCGGAACCGCCTTTGCGCGCATCCACGGCTGGTGTCGAGAAAACGAAGGCAACCATTCGACCCTGGTACATTGCAGCTGGGATCGGAAACGGCCTCTGGTTTCTCCAAATCAGCGTCACGGAAAACAAATGGCGCGGCACCGGGCAAGGGCCTGAGTCTCATAATCGAGAAACTTTCACGGCTTTTAGATCCAAATGTCGTCTCTCCTCGGAAACGAATTCTACGAGAGTTGGAGCGGGTCACGTTGGAGGACCAAGCGTCGAAGCGACGTGCCACGCCGCAACCGGTGAACACGACAACTATTGCGCCACCAACGCAATCTCCGAAACAGCTGTCGTCGTACAGCATAACAAGTATTCTAGGCGAGGACAAGCCAAACACGGAGCCGGGCTTCTTAAGGACTTTACTCAAGCCGGAGGACCGGCAAACCATGAAATACTCGTCGAGTCAACCCTATCCCAGGGCTAGAATCGACCCCTATGTCGCATCTGCCAACACCTCCATTCATCACCCGCTTTATGGGGTCCCTATGCTGCCACCTGGACCATACCGAGCCCCATTGTGGATGCACTATTCATCCCCCGTCCATTATCCACCCCCAATGCCACTGTACGCACCACCGCCGCCTCATCCAGCGTCTCCGCCGGTTCACCACTACAAAGACTACAGAGAACAAACTCTCACACCTCCTTCAG ataTGCCTCTGAACCTGTCGAAGCATGCGGGTTGA